In Kaistia defluvii, one genomic interval encodes:
- a CDS encoding ABC transporter ATP-binding protein encodes MAEVRLEKLVKSYGKVGVVHGIDLTIAHNEFVVLVGPSGCGKSTTLRMIAGLEEISGGTISIGDRVVNDLAPRERNISMVFQNYALYPHMTVKENLGFSLKIAKQDAATIEKRVAEAAEILGLTPLLERTPGELSGGQRQRVAMGRAIVRHPDVFLFDEPLSNLDAKLRGQMRVEIKKLHQKVKTTIVYVTHDQVEAMTLADRIVIMKDGHIEQVGTPAEVFEQPKNTFVASFIGSPPMNLLDATVGTDAGRKVARLADGVTLALPAAAADKVTDGQAVTVGFRAEAFSPVGYGLYGDNEVATIERTIILPEPLGTETLLYTELGGKEVQGKMLNPRFVKPGEQLTFHLDLSRLHVFDRASGKSVLV; translated from the coding sequence ATGGCAGAGGTCAGACTCGAAAAGCTCGTCAAGAGCTACGGCAAGGTCGGCGTCGTTCACGGCATCGATCTCACCATCGCGCATAATGAGTTCGTGGTGCTGGTCGGCCCGTCGGGCTGCGGTAAGTCCACCACCCTGCGCATGATCGCCGGCCTGGAAGAAATCAGCGGCGGCACCATCTCGATCGGCGACCGCGTCGTGAACGATCTGGCGCCGCGCGAACGCAACATCTCGATGGTGTTCCAGAACTACGCGCTCTACCCGCACATGACTGTCAAGGAGAACCTCGGTTTCTCCCTGAAGATCGCCAAACAGGACGCCGCGACCATCGAGAAGCGCGTGGCGGAAGCGGCCGAAATCCTCGGCCTGACGCCGTTGCTCGAGCGCACGCCGGGCGAACTCTCCGGCGGCCAGCGCCAGCGCGTCGCCATGGGTCGCGCCATCGTGCGCCACCCGGACGTGTTCCTGTTCGACGAGCCGCTCTCCAACCTCGACGCCAAGCTGCGTGGCCAGATGCGCGTCGAGATCAAGAAGCTGCACCAGAAGGTCAAGACGACGATCGTCTACGTCACGCACGACCAGGTCGAGGCGATGACGCTCGCCGACCGCATCGTCATCATGAAGGACGGCCATATCGAGCAGGTCGGCACGCCGGCCGAAGTGTTCGAACAGCCGAAGAACACCTTTGTCGCTTCCTTCATCGGCTCACCGCCGATGAACCTGCTCGACGCGACGGTGGGGACCGATGCCGGCCGCAAGGTCGCAAGGCTCGCCGACGGCGTGACGCTCGCCCTCCCCGCCGCAGCCGCCGACAAGGTCACGGATGGCCAGGCGGTCACGGTCGGCTTCCGCGCCGAGGCGTTCTCGCCGGTCGGCTACGGCCTCTATGGCGACAATGAAGTGGCGACCATCGAGCGCACGATCATCCTGCCGGAGCCGCTCGGCACGGAAACCTTGCTTTACACCGAACTCGGCGGCAAGGAAGTTCAGGGTAAGATGCTCAACCCCCGCTTCGTCAAGCCGGGCGAGCAACTGACCTTCCATCTCGATCTCTCCCGCCTGCATGTCTTCGACAGGGCGTCGGGCAAGAGCGTGCTGGTCTAG
- a CDS encoding carbohydrate ABC transporter permease encodes MERSWQRWLIRLAVFIVMAIICVPGLWIVMTAFRDNVEVMARPPVWIPERWTLDNFRAILGLSDSQQGIPVIRYFMNSVIISVTSTVLAVLIGMMGGYAFARYRFKGKNVAFLWLMLSRTVPGISLSLPVFMIWSRVGLIDTDFGVILVYLALNIPFTIWLIDGFFRQIPLSLSEAAQVDGCTRWQAFWKIEFPLAKSGIASAGIFAFLTSWNEFALASQLTRTTASKTLPVGLMDFTAQFTVDWTGMCAMAVIIIVPALILTFIVQKHLIAGLTFGGVKG; translated from the coding sequence ATGGAACGCTCCTGGCAACGCTGGCTCATCCGCCTCGCCGTCTTCATCGTCATGGCGATCATCTGCGTCCCGGGCCTTTGGATCGTGATGACGGCCTTCCGCGACAATGTCGAGGTGATGGCACGTCCCCCGGTCTGGATCCCCGAACGCTGGACGCTGGATAATTTCCGCGCGATCCTGGGCCTCTCGGATAGCCAGCAGGGCATCCCGGTCATCCGCTACTTCATGAACTCGGTCATCATCTCGGTGACGAGCACGGTCCTGGCGGTGCTGATCGGCATGATGGGCGGCTACGCCTTCGCCCGCTATCGCTTCAAGGGCAAGAACGTCGCCTTCCTCTGGCTGATGCTCTCGCGCACCGTGCCGGGCATCTCGCTGTCGCTGCCGGTATTCATGATCTGGAGCCGGGTGGGCCTGATCGACACGGATTTCGGCGTCATCCTCGTCTATCTGGCGCTCAACATCCCGTTCACGATCTGGCTGATCGACGGCTTCTTCCGGCAGATCCCGCTGTCGCTCTCGGAAGCCGCCCAGGTCGATGGCTGCACCCGCTGGCAGGCGTTCTGGAAGATCGAATTCCCGCTCGCCAAGTCGGGCATCGCGTCGGCCGGCATCTTCGCCTTCCTGACCTCATGGAACGAGTTCGCCCTCGCCTCCCAGCTCACCCGGACCACGGCATCGAAGACGCTGCCGGTCGGGCTGATGGATTTCACCGCACAGTTCACGGTCGACTGGACCGGCATGTGCGCCATGGCCGTGATCATCATCGTGCCGGCGCTCATCCTGACCTTCATCGTGCAGAAACACCTGATCGCCGGTCTCACCTTCGGCGGCGTCAAAGGATAA
- a CDS encoding carbohydrate ABC transporter permease: MRFFRSRLSPPVLLLMPAFVIITLVVAVPLLFSLYTSFTGYRLVKPDSLWQWVGLRNYQRLLTDVDFWWAFGRTLVFLTIALNLELVLGLGIALLIDKLTAGQRIIRTIMMFPMMFSPILVGFQFKYIFNDNVGLVNNAIQSLGWENVTIPWLVNPVTANLAILMAEVWMSTPIFAILLLAGLMAMPRDPIEAAKVDGCNPWQVFRHITLPYLMPFVYIAMAIRSLDVARAYDMVKIMTNGGPAGRTELLWTLIARTGYQDARMGMANAMSYASILLSVYFTVYFFRKLAAARRTMGGVA, encoded by the coding sequence ATGCGTTTCTTCCGAAGCCGGCTCTCGCCTCCGGTCCTGCTGCTGATGCCGGCCTTCGTCATCATCACGCTGGTGGTGGCAGTGCCGCTCCTGTTCTCGCTCTATACGAGCTTCACCGGCTATCGCCTCGTCAAACCGGACTCGCTCTGGCAGTGGGTCGGCCTGCGCAACTACCAACGGCTGCTGACGGACGTCGATTTCTGGTGGGCCTTCGGCCGCACGCTGGTCTTCCTGACGATCGCGCTCAATCTGGAACTGGTGCTGGGCCTCGGGATCGCGCTGCTGATCGACAAGCTGACCGCCGGCCAGCGCATCATCCGCACCATCATGATGTTCCCGATGATGTTCTCGCCGATCCTGGTCGGCTTCCAGTTCAAATACATCTTCAACGACAATGTCGGCCTGGTGAACAACGCCATCCAGTCGCTCGGCTGGGAGAACGTCACGATCCCCTGGCTGGTCAACCCGGTCACCGCCAACCTCGCCATCCTGATGGCGGAGGTCTGGATGTCGACGCCGATCTTCGCGATCCTGCTGCTGGCGGGCCTGATGGCCATGCCGCGCGATCCGATCGAGGCGGCCAAGGTCGACGGCTGCAATCCGTGGCAGGTCTTCCGCCACATCACGCTGCCCTACCTCATGCCCTTCGTCTACATCGCCATGGCGATCCGCTCACTCGACGTGGCGCGCGCCTATGACATGGTCAAGATCATGACCAATGGCGGCCCGGCCGGTCGCACCGAACTGCTGTGGACGCTGATCGCCCGCACCGGCTACCAGGACGCCCGCATGGGCATGGCCAATGCCATGTCCTACGCCTCGATCCTGCTGTCGGTCTATTTCACCGTCTATTTCTTCCGGAAGCTCGCCGCCGCGCGACGCACCATGGGCGGAGTCGCTTAA